In one Brevibacterium sp. CBA3109 genomic region, the following are encoded:
- a CDS encoding FAD/NAD(P)-binding protein, which translates to MTTSSPHSGTRSSAETNVPASDLLDAQAHSVAIIGAGPRGLSVLERLVALSAERFLGADTPPTIVVHLIDPYPPGAGIVWRTDQPETLLMNTTIAEQTIFPDSSCSFASLDAPRVSSDDTADRFGPDMAQWYRDEGGTAPVDATFPSRTLYGRYLRDAYARIRDTAPDFVKIVEHPTTVESVVDLPPVEPLGHTSTDPETVPPQLVRCEDGTAVIASAVVLAVGHIPSAQTEERARLAAFAQRTGGRYLPQGLPAEAPVAEVAPGNRVIVRGMGLNYFDLQTLFTHERGGRFDPDPDIAGELRYVRSGEEPRLLLGSRRGVPYRSKPICPAHPRSPWPLRYFTRENIALLAGLDDLDDLDSDRKAGARFNDQLWPLILADLRLAYYSTLSRIRPEAFAGDPGQLREAIAEAVSRHLTRRTWQETHPESRESAEAHAGDTDAAGSRQHEAAEAARQGRVTREAFAWSEIEESLVPDPAHRMSLHELLNPLEGRQFGSRGPREANSLHEWMLDFLRTDLHDSLAGTEGSAEKSLFTVLWQSRLLLKELIVAGHIDRVSIDMEICGWFESFVSGICDGPPPQRIAELLALAEAGLVEFIGPDMRIEANPDVAPQAGTGGAQAGRGGAPTANGTAYAVGDPLPQIFTVTSAQVTGGITGSVVIDAASPTNAVSRAADVLIHGMVERGQLTPARLTLDDGREKFLNGLALTPRPYRTIDVEGAVHPRRFALSIQLSSVQWGLAIAANPNTNAATLNDSHAAATAILDLI; encoded by the coding sequence GTGACGACTTCCTCACCACATTCGGGAACCAGGAGCTCAGCTGAGACGAACGTTCCCGCCTCGGACCTTCTTGACGCGCAGGCACACTCGGTCGCGATCATCGGCGCCGGACCCCGCGGGCTCTCGGTCCTCGAGAGACTCGTCGCTCTCTCTGCCGAACGGTTCCTAGGCGCAGACACCCCGCCCACTATCGTCGTCCATCTCATCGATCCCTACCCGCCAGGTGCAGGGATCGTGTGGCGTACGGATCAGCCCGAGACCCTGCTGATGAACACGACGATCGCCGAGCAGACGATCTTCCCCGACTCCAGCTGTTCCTTCGCCTCTCTCGACGCACCGCGCGTCTCCTCCGACGACACGGCCGATCGTTTCGGCCCCGATATGGCTCAGTGGTATCGCGATGAGGGCGGAACAGCTCCCGTCGATGCGACGTTCCCCAGCCGGACTCTCTACGGCCGCTATCTGCGCGACGCCTATGCTCGCATCCGCGACACGGCACCCGACTTCGTCAAGATCGTCGAGCACCCGACGACAGTCGAATCGGTCGTCGATCTCCCGCCGGTCGAACCTCTGGGCCACACGTCCACAGATCCCGAAACCGTGCCGCCGCAGCTGGTCCGCTGCGAGGACGGAACCGCCGTCATCGCCTCCGCCGTCGTCCTCGCCGTCGGCCACATCCCCAGCGCGCAGACCGAGGAACGTGCCCGACTCGCGGCCTTCGCACAGCGCACCGGCGGACGCTACCTCCCACAAGGTCTGCCTGCGGAAGCTCCCGTCGCCGAGGTGGCACCCGGTAACCGGGTCATCGTCCGTGGCATGGGACTGAACTACTTCGACCTGCAGACATTGTTCACCCACGAACGTGGGGGCCGCTTCGACCCAGACCCCGACATTGCGGGCGAACTCCGCTACGTGCGCAGCGGTGAGGAACCTCGCCTGCTGCTCGGCTCACGCCGCGGCGTCCCCTACCGCAGCAAGCCCATCTGCCCGGCCCACCCGCGCTCACCCTGGCCCCTGCGCTACTTCACGCGGGAGAACATCGCGCTCCTGGCTGGCCTCGATGACCTCGACGACCTCGACAGCGACCGCAAGGCGGGAGCACGTTTCAACGACCAGCTATGGCCGCTCATCCTGGCCGATCTTCGCCTCGCCTACTACAGCACCCTGTCCCGGATCCGTCCCGAAGCGTTCGCCGGTGACCCCGGTCAGCTGCGTGAGGCCATCGCCGAGGCAGTGTCCCGACACCTGACCAGACGCACCTGGCAAGAGACCCACCCGGAGTCACGCGAGTCCGCTGAAGCGCACGCTGGGGACACAGACGCTGCCGGGTCGAGGCAGCACGAAGCCGCCGAGGCTGCGCGTCAGGGCCGTGTCACCCGTGAGGCCTTCGCGTGGTCGGAGATCGAGGAGAGCCTCGTCCCCGACCCCGCTCACCGCATGTCGCTGCACGAGCTGCTCAACCCTCTTGAGGGACGACAGTTCGGCAGCCGAGGGCCCAGGGAGGCGAATTCCCTGCACGAGTGGATGCTCGACTTCCTCCGCACCGACCTCCACGATTCTCTAGCCGGCACCGAAGGCAGCGCCGAGAAGTCGCTGTTCACCGTACTCTGGCAGTCTCGGCTGCTGCTCAAAGAGCTCATCGTGGCCGGCCATATCGACCGGGTCAGCATCGATATGGAGATCTGTGGTTGGTTCGAAAGCTTCGTCTCCGGCATCTGCGACGGTCCTCCCCCTCAGCGCATTGCTGAACTTCTCGCTCTGGCCGAAGCCGGCCTCGTCGAATTCATCGGCCCGGACATGCGCATTGAGGCTAATCCCGATGTCGCGCCACAGGCAGGTACGGGCGGCGCACAAGCAGGTAGGGGCGGAGCACCGACAGCCAACGGCACTGCGTATGCGGTCGGGGATCCGTTGCCGCAGATCTTCACGGTCACCTCGGCGCAGGTCACGGGCGGCATCACGGGAAGCGTCGTCATAGATGCTGCTTCACCGACGAACGCCGTGTCCCGGGCCGCCGATGTGCTGATACACGGGATGGTCGAACGTGGTCAGCTCACACCCGCACGTCTGACCTTGGACGACGGTCGTGAGAAGTTCCTCAACGGACTGGCGCTCACGCCGCGTCCCTACCGCACGATCGATGTCGAAGGCGCCGTTCACCCTCGCCGTTTCGCGCTGTCCATTCAGCTCTCCTCCGTCCAGTGGGGATTGGCGATCGCAGCAAATCCCAATACGAACGCAGCAACACTGAATGACTCCCACGCCGCAGCAACAGCGATTCTCGACCTCATCTGA
- a CDS encoding NAD(P)/FAD-dependent oxidoreductase: MKVVVVGGGVVGLSSAYELASAGCEVTLLESGRCGAGASHGNAAKVALAESTPVPGPGVLLQGIRWMLRPDSPLSIKPSLAPGYLKFLLRMALHCNAQDFAAGLDVHLRLGEDANALFDDYQRQGIDFEMHARGVLLAFETTARFEEHSQTLTAFASAGHAAEELHGDDLLESEPALSDRIRHGIYFPADRQIEPDSLTRGLLAKLGDLGVRVREGVAVRSFVHSGDTVTAIVTTDAEVIATDAVVVAAGVPTGALLAELGARLPIYSGKGYSIDYAPAPIELRTSLTLEDTRVAVTPLNGMLRLAGTMEFGSRDDEVNDIRVEAIRKAARQSFRDWGDEPPGERTPWAGSRPMTPDGLPVIGSLGTAKNAYVNSGHSMLGLTLAPASAKVLTDIMLDRKSNLSPDLLARISPQRF, translated from the coding sequence ATGAAGGTAGTCGTTGTCGGTGGTGGAGTGGTGGGACTGTCGAGCGCCTATGAACTGGCGTCCGCCGGCTGTGAGGTTACGCTTCTCGAATCAGGAAGGTGCGGCGCCGGCGCATCCCATGGCAATGCGGCGAAAGTGGCCCTGGCTGAGAGTACTCCGGTTCCCGGGCCGGGTGTCTTGCTGCAGGGCATCAGATGGATGCTCAGACCCGACAGCCCCCTGTCGATCAAACCGTCTTTGGCGCCCGGATACTTGAAGTTTCTGCTCCGCATGGCCCTGCACTGCAACGCCCAGGACTTTGCAGCCGGACTCGACGTGCACCTGCGGCTGGGAGAAGACGCGAATGCGCTCTTCGATGATTATCAGCGTCAGGGCATCGATTTCGAGATGCATGCTCGTGGGGTTCTCCTGGCATTTGAGACCACCGCTCGATTCGAAGAGCACAGTCAGACCCTGACCGCGTTCGCTTCGGCCGGTCACGCCGCAGAGGAGCTCCACGGCGATGACCTGCTGGAATCGGAACCAGCACTGAGCGACCGAATTCGCCACGGGATCTACTTTCCCGCTGATCGACAGATCGAACCCGACTCTCTGACCCGCGGACTGCTGGCGAAGTTGGGAGACCTCGGTGTGAGAGTGCGTGAGGGAGTGGCTGTGCGCAGCTTCGTGCACAGCGGTGACACTGTCACAGCGATCGTCACCACCGACGCAGAGGTCATCGCGACCGATGCCGTCGTCGTCGCCGCCGGTGTACCGACCGGTGCGCTCCTGGCTGAGCTCGGCGCCAGACTGCCCATCTATTCGGGCAAGGGATACAGCATCGACTACGCTCCGGCGCCGATAGAGCTGAGAACCTCACTGACTCTCGAAGACACCAGGGTCGCAGTCACCCCACTCAACGGCATGCTTCGTCTGGCGGGGACGATGGAGTTCGGCAGCAGAGATGACGAGGTCAACGACATTCGCGTCGAAGCTATCCGGAAAGCGGCCCGCCAATCATTCCGCGACTGGGGCGATGAACCGCCCGGCGAGCGGACTCCGTGGGCAGGCTCGCGACCCATGACACCGGACGGGCTCCCCGTGATCGGCAGTCTGGGGACAGCGAAGAACGCCTACGTGAATTCCGGCCACTCGATGTTGGGGCTGACCCTGGCGCCCGCCTCGGCGAAGGTGCTCACCGACATCATGCTTGACCGGAAATCCAATCTCAGTCCCGACCTCCTCGCGCGGATATCACCACAGCGATTCTGA
- a CDS encoding proline racemase family protein, with protein sequence MTNRQLIQTVDVHAAGEPGRVLMGSGLRVKGATMVERLRYCQDHLDDLRTLILQEPRGYPGLCSPLIVPAADPSCDFGMIVMEQGGYRPMSGSNLICAVTALIETGAIDVSEPVTTLRVDTAVGIVTVRAKVEEGRATMVTFDNVPAFVHGLDLPLDVPGYGTIPVDIVFGGQFYVQTTAEHLGVDLEPANAKEIIRAAAVMRKAADDAFHVVHPLIPEVDSIALPMIHGPARTEGTHGRNAVVLPNGEVDLDDPSTWSGTLDRSPCGTGTSGRVAAMFARGELAVGDEFVHESMMGTTFTAEVKEVASVGDFPAVIPTISGRGWITGFHQLVLECDDPFPVGYTVGDIWGLGMGRMTAGE encoded by the coding sequence ATGACCAACAGGCAGCTTATCCAAACGGTAGACGTTCACGCGGCGGGCGAACCGGGCCGAGTCCTCATGGGCTCTGGTCTGCGAGTCAAGGGGGCGACCATGGTCGAACGTCTCCGCTACTGCCAAGACCACCTCGACGACCTGCGCACTCTGATCCTGCAGGAACCTCGCGGGTACCCCGGGCTCTGCTCACCGCTCATCGTTCCGGCTGCAGATCCCAGTTGTGACTTCGGCATGATCGTCATGGAACAGGGCGGATATCGTCCGATGTCGGGTTCGAATCTCATCTGTGCGGTGACTGCGCTCATCGAAACGGGTGCGATCGATGTCAGCGAACCAGTCACCACTCTGCGCGTCGACACAGCAGTCGGAATCGTCACGGTGCGTGCAAAGGTGGAAGAGGGACGGGCCACAATGGTCACCTTCGACAACGTTCCGGCTTTCGTCCACGGCCTCGATCTGCCTTTAGACGTTCCCGGCTACGGAACGATTCCCGTCGACATCGTCTTCGGGGGACAGTTCTACGTCCAGACCACGGCCGAACACCTCGGCGTCGACCTCGAGCCGGCGAATGCGAAGGAGATCATCCGGGCCGCAGCGGTGATGAGGAAGGCCGCCGACGATGCATTCCACGTCGTCCACCCGCTCATCCCGGAGGTCGACTCGATAGCTCTGCCGATGATCCACGGGCCAGCACGAACCGAGGGCACGCACGGCCGCAATGCCGTGGTCCTGCCCAACGGTGAGGTCGACCTCGATGATCCGAGCACCTGGTCAGGCACTCTCGACCGGTCGCCGTGCGGGACCGGGACCAGTGGCCGCGTGGCCGCGATGTTCGCCAGGGGAGAGCTGGCGGTCGGGGACGAGTTCGTCCACGAATCGATGATGGGTACCACCTTCACCGCCGAGGTGAAGGAGGTGGCATCCGTGGGCGACTTTCCGGCCGTCATCCCAACGATCAGCGGCCGCGGGTGGATCACCGGGTTCCACCAGCTTGTCCTCGAATGCGACGATCCGTTCCCTGTCGGCTATACCGTCGGCGACATCTGGGGGCTGGGAATGGGCCGAATGACGGCCGGGGAGTGA
- a CDS encoding short chain dehydrogenase: MKILLVGGAGHVGGVARVELEARGHEVVAASRSTEPGVDTSDPESIAALLAAVGSVDAIVVAVGSAAFKPLTELTREDYAEAFTSKTLGQVEFVTQGLDYLNDGGSITVTTGVLSREPVPTAAAAALANGAVESFVISAAPELPRGIRINAVSPNVLANSPHFHDAFAGMVPVTDEQVAAAFVRSVEGNVTGRVIAV, encoded by the coding sequence ATGAAGATCTTGCTGGTCGGAGGCGCGGGGCACGTCGGAGGGGTTGCTCGAGTCGAGTTGGAAGCCCGAGGGCACGAGGTCGTTGCCGCTTCACGGTCGACTGAACCCGGAGTCGACACCTCGGATCCCGAATCGATCGCCGCACTGCTGGCGGCGGTCGGGTCAGTTGATGCCATCGTCGTTGCGGTGGGGTCCGCAGCGTTCAAGCCACTGACGGAGCTCACGCGTGAGGACTACGCTGAGGCCTTCACCTCGAAGACTCTGGGGCAGGTCGAATTCGTCACGCAGGGCCTCGACTATCTCAATGACGGTGGTTCGATCACGGTAACCACAGGAGTGCTCAGCCGAGAACCTGTGCCGACTGCAGCGGCCGCGGCACTGGCCAATGGTGCCGTCGAATCATTCGTCATCTCCGCCGCGCCCGAACTTCCGCGCGGAATCCGGATCAATGCGGTCAGTCCAAATGTGCTGGCGAACTCTCCTCACTTCCACGACGCATTCGCGGGAATGGTGCCGGTCACCGACGAACAGGTTGCAGCAGCCTTCGTGCGCTCCGTGGAAGGAAACGTCACCGGCAGGGTCATTGCCGTGTGA
- a CDS encoding GntR family transcriptional regulator, giving the protein MGPEEDDIGRTPARTSMSRTSQNSSASTVAPPASNTERRQRVVDEIKRRIVLGEIRPGQRIIEAEITSSLDVSRPTAREALNQMARDGFLIQEAYRGLRVADIQSDSLLEIARVRVALDTEAISEILADTTGSRMGVLEDAWRVFEKATAESDPLALHEAHVRFHRGIWEAADNYLLMRIWPVMEAQMTIVLAYDQFTRTNPARAHAIHAALMRAIRTGDSAQIRTALDVHTMDSAQELALLTPGSAD; this is encoded by the coding sequence ATGGGACCAGAGGAAGACGATATCGGACGCACACCGGCACGCACGTCCATGTCTCGTACCTCGCAGAATTCGTCCGCGAGCACGGTGGCGCCTCCCGCGTCCAACACGGAGCGCCGGCAGCGCGTCGTCGATGAGATCAAAAGGCGGATCGTCCTCGGCGAGATCCGACCGGGTCAGCGCATCATCGAAGCAGAAATCACCTCTTCTCTCGACGTCAGTCGCCCGACTGCTCGGGAGGCACTCAATCAGATGGCGAGAGACGGTTTTCTGATTCAGGAGGCCTACCGTGGCCTTCGCGTAGCCGATATTCAGTCCGATTCTCTGCTGGAGATCGCTCGTGTCCGGGTCGCTCTCGACACCGAGGCGATCAGCGAGATCCTTGCTGACACGACCGGTTCGCGGATGGGCGTGCTGGAAGACGCGTGGCGGGTCTTCGAGAAAGCGACCGCAGAATCGGACCCGCTTGCCCTGCATGAGGCGCACGTGCGATTTCACCGCGGGATCTGGGAAGCTGCGGACAATTATCTGCTCATGCGCATCTGGCCGGTGATGGAGGCGCAGATGACTATCGTCCTGGCCTATGACCAATTCACACGCACGAATCCCGCGCGGGCTCATGCCATCCATGCCGCACTGATGCGCGCGATTCGCACGGGTGATTCTGCGCAGATCCGGACAGCACTGGATGTCCACACTATGGATAGTGCTCAAGAGCTCGCGCTGCTGACTCCTGGATCGGCTGACTGA
- a CDS encoding dihydrodipicolinate synthase family protein: protein MSLTFTGIYAACITPFSPDGGEIDIAGIGTQVEHMIANGVHGLVPGGSTGEFTALTVAERKACNRAYIQAAEKRVPVVAGTGALSTAETIELSRDAEEAGADALMIVPPFYDTPSFEEIIAHYRAVSEVVDIPIMFYNIPDATGLEVSAEQFGRLGREGGVGSYKDTSGDFSKFTSVYLDHSDDIRAINGCDTLTFAALALGTNAGVWGAASFIPRLCVDLYNALAADSDMPRARDLWEKIHPICVFLESHSYACGVKTGVELVGMPAGPTRGPILPLAAEHREELQRLLNAAGLETVA from the coding sequence ATGTCACTCACCTTCACCGGCATCTATGCCGCTTGCATCACCCCGTTCAGTCCTGATGGCGGCGAGATCGATATCGCCGGCATCGGGACTCAGGTCGAGCATATGATCGCAAACGGCGTCCACGGATTGGTTCCAGGCGGCTCGACCGGAGAGTTCACCGCCCTCACAGTCGCGGAACGCAAGGCCTGCAACCGGGCCTACATTCAAGCCGCGGAAAAACGTGTGCCCGTGGTCGCGGGAACCGGGGCACTCTCAACAGCAGAGACCATTGAGCTGAGCCGCGATGCTGAGGAAGCAGGTGCCGATGCTCTGATGATCGTTCCTCCCTTCTACGACACTCCGTCATTCGAAGAGATCATCGCCCACTACCGGGCAGTCTCGGAAGTCGTTGACATCCCGATCATGTTCTACAACATCCCGGACGCCACCGGACTTGAGGTCAGTGCTGAACAGTTCGGGCGTCTCGGCCGAGAAGGAGGAGTCGGAAGCTACAAAGACACCAGCGGCGATTTCTCCAAGTTCACTTCCGTCTACCTCGACCATTCCGACGATATTCGGGCCATCAATGGCTGTGACACGTTGACCTTCGCCGCGCTCGCACTCGGAACCAATGCCGGAGTGTGGGGAGCGGCCAGCTTCATTCCCCGCCTGTGCGTCGATCTGTACAACGCGCTGGCTGCCGATTCCGACATGCCGCGGGCACGGGATCTGTGGGAGAAGATTCACCCGATATGTGTATTCCTGGAATCACATAGCTATGCCTGCGGCGTGAAGACCGGGGTTGAACTTGTCGGAATGCCAGCGGGCCCGACTCGCGGGCCGATTCTCCCTCTGGCTGCAGAGCACCGCGAGGAGCTTCAACGCCTCCTCAACGCAGCCGGCCTCGAAACCGTCGCCTGA
- a CDS encoding LCP family protein, with protein MLRAAGASGASAAGVASAAEDQEHNASTPEQTAATPESTPDNAAQPTDTRNRGPASARESADGTADEESAAPRRRDRRADEAADMAESSRARRHSSRVGETFPGLVGWTSLSTLIPGIGLLRTRFRPLGIILLSGFVLTFVIALLYVLIKGPVRAFGTVVSSPTLLTFLAIALAIIGVIWILAIVISHFGLRRGHRYAPWQNKMAGVLVVSLALIIGIPFGVGSVYARVQGDTVSNLFGDSTGDAKSAEDLWADKPYINVFLIGRDNGDDREGTRPDTMLVASIDTKTGNTALISVPRNLAFPIFPEGSELAKTWPDGFRPTGQSSVDLINSVWQWGEENKDNIGDTHGLEPGMFATMQAVEGSLGLNLDYWAAVDMAGFEDVVDAIGGVKIDVERPIPMGGGKSMSGVANEVYGWVDPGPQTLKGKDALWYVRSREGSDNYDRMCRQQRMIKTTLDQINPRELATAYPKLANSATQNIATSIPQNEVPAFIELAIAMQKGDVTTVQINNDVTPTYNPDFDLLHKWILGEVKGASKGEETPKPTNTAGTDKKDESAKDQPQDEASTEAPAGEGSQDGAEETQPGEPNAQGKCYPKGFKPGDDFPGYPGPGAGDEK; from the coding sequence ATGCTTCGAGCCGCAGGAGCCAGCGGAGCCTCCGCCGCAGGTGTGGCATCGGCCGCCGAGGACCAGGAACACAACGCCAGCACACCGGAACAGACCGCCGCCACACCAGAATCAACCCCCGACAACGCTGCCCAGCCCACCGATACACGCAACCGCGGCCCCGCCTCGGCGAGGGAATCAGCGGATGGAACCGCTGACGAAGAGAGCGCAGCACCGAGGCGCAGAGACCGCCGAGCCGACGAAGCTGCAGACATGGCGGAAAGCTCGCGCGCACGTCGCCATTCCTCGCGCGTCGGAGAAACCTTCCCCGGCCTCGTCGGCTGGACCTCACTGAGTACCCTGATCCCTGGCATCGGGCTGCTGCGCACACGATTCCGGCCACTGGGCATCATCCTGCTCAGCGGATTCGTCCTCACCTTCGTCATCGCCCTCCTCTACGTCCTCATCAAGGGGCCCGTTCGCGCATTCGGCACAGTCGTCTCAAGTCCGACGCTGCTGACCTTCCTCGCGATCGCCCTCGCCATCATCGGCGTGATCTGGATCCTCGCGATCGTGATCTCCCACTTCGGGCTGCGCAGAGGACACCGTTATGCCCCGTGGCAGAACAAGATGGCCGGCGTGCTCGTCGTCTCTCTCGCACTCATCATCGGCATTCCCTTCGGCGTCGGGTCTGTCTACGCCCGAGTCCAGGGCGATACGGTCTCGAACCTGTTCGGCGACAGCACAGGAGATGCCAAGAGCGCCGAAGACCTCTGGGCCGACAAACCCTACATCAACGTCTTCCTCATCGGTCGCGACAACGGTGACGACCGTGAGGGCACACGTCCCGACACCATGCTCGTCGCCTCGATCGACACGAAGACGGGCAATACCGCACTGATCTCTGTGCCGCGCAACCTCGCGTTCCCGATCTTCCCCGAAGGCAGCGAATTGGCGAAGACCTGGCCCGACGGATTCCGGCCCACGGGCCAATCGTCGGTCGACCTCATCAACTCCGTCTGGCAGTGGGGCGAGGAGAACAAAGACAACATCGGCGACACGCACGGCCTGGAACCGGGCATGTTCGCCACGATGCAGGCAGTTGAGGGCTCACTCGGCCTCAACCTCGACTACTGGGCGGCGGTCGATATGGCCGGATTCGAAGACGTCGTCGATGCCATCGGCGGCGTGAAGATCGACGTCGAACGTCCCATCCCCATGGGTGGCGGCAAGTCCATGTCCGGAGTCGCCAACGAGGTCTACGGCTGGGTCGATCCGGGCCCGCAGACGCTGAAGGGCAAGGACGCTCTCTGGTACGTGCGGTCGCGTGAAGGCAGTGACAACTACGATCGCATGTGCCGTCAGCAGCGCATGATCAAGACCACCCTCGATCAGATCAACCCACGCGAACTCGCCACGGCGTACCCCAAACTCGCGAACTCGGCGACCCAGAACATCGCCACCTCGATTCCGCAGAACGAGGTCCCGGCCTTCATCGAACTCGCGATCGCCATGCAGAAGGGCGATGTCACGACGGTGCAGATCAACAATGATGTCACCCCCACCTACAACCCCGACTTCGACCTCCTCCACAAGTGGATCCTCGGCGAGGTCAAGGGCGCGTCGAAGGGTGAAGAGACTCCCAAACCCACCAACACTGCAGGCACGGACAAGAAGGACGAGTCCGCCAAGGACCAGCCCCAGGACGAAGCTTCCACGGAGGCGCCTGCCGGCGAAGGCAGCCAGGACGGCGCCGAGGAAACCCAGCCAGGTGAGCCCAATGCCCAGGGCAAGTGCTACCCGAAGGGGTTCAAGCCCGGCGACGACTTCCCCGGCTATCCAGGCCCGGGAGCCGGAGATGAAAAGTGA
- a CDS encoding PucR family transcriptional regulator has protein sequence MDVWSQRAPDLTIAGLLDVDEIRRGDPEVVAGGDQLGRAVRWVHIADSENVAQFLEGGELVLSTGLSYRSSPESTANFFDQLESASASGAVIELIHDDGRPDDEAIETVRAAARDREIPIVILRHRIKFVRVTELAHQELLNRQLARVEHARTVHEAFTQLSLESAGAQDIVDRTADLLGSPVILEDVGHRLLAYAGDTPSSRTEQHESTGTDHLGEGSGHGQRWLQTPVGLRDRRWGRLLAPGRLGTDEAAVQVIERAAQTLTLARMAERDEQDLLVAAQGGLVRDIIESADVDEKQVRDRAADLGFTPRGRMIPVVVRVDRGPNTDPTTLQLRERSLHRDFVSAATAHRCSTLSAGLQSGSFGVVVALPPGADDDAVLERLIAELPSRDTTVGVGRTSKSIVDAAIGLESATQVAEIASTLELRQRQYYRFSDVRLRGLLSSLHDDPSVRAFAEAELAPLLEADSGGGGEGEEMLTLLEQLTTHGGNKSALARSSFLSRPALYARLDKLQRRLGVSLEDAESRTALHVAILWLRTNG, from the coding sequence TTGGACGTCTGGTCACAGCGAGCACCCGATCTGACGATCGCGGGCCTGCTCGACGTCGACGAGATCCGCCGTGGCGATCCCGAAGTCGTAGCCGGTGGTGACCAGCTGGGACGTGCGGTGAGATGGGTGCACATCGCCGATTCGGAGAATGTCGCACAGTTCCTCGAAGGCGGTGAACTCGTGCTCAGCACCGGCTTGTCCTACCGGTCTTCACCGGAATCGACCGCGAATTTCTTCGATCAGCTCGAATCAGCTTCCGCCTCCGGCGCTGTCATCGAACTCATCCATGACGATGGCCGACCTGATGACGAAGCCATCGAAACCGTACGCGCTGCCGCCCGTGATCGTGAGATCCCGATCGTGATTCTGCGCCACCGCATCAAGTTCGTCCGCGTCACGGAGCTCGCCCACCAGGAACTGCTCAATCGCCAGCTGGCCCGCGTTGAGCATGCGCGCACGGTCCACGAGGCCTTCACACAGTTGAGTCTGGAGAGTGCTGGAGCCCAGGACATCGTCGATCGAACGGCGGATCTGCTGGGCTCACCCGTCATACTCGAAGACGTCGGACATCGACTGCTCGCCTACGCCGGTGACACACCCTCGTCACGCACTGAGCAACACGAAAGCACGGGGACGGACCACCTCGGCGAGGGCAGCGGGCACGGGCAGCGGTGGCTGCAGACCCCGGTGGGACTGCGAGATCGACGGTGGGGCCGCCTTCTGGCGCCGGGGCGTCTGGGAACTGACGAGGCGGCCGTGCAGGTCATCGAGCGCGCCGCACAGACTCTGACTCTGGCGAGGATGGCCGAACGCGACGAACAGGACCTCCTCGTTGCGGCTCAGGGCGGATTGGTCCGCGACATCATCGAATCGGCAGACGTCGACGAGAAGCAGGTCCGAGATCGGGCGGCGGACCTTGGCTTCACACCACGAGGCCGCATGATTCCCGTGGTCGTGCGCGTTGATCGCGGCCCGAACACCGACCCGACAACACTGCAACTGCGGGAACGGTCACTGCACCGTGATTTCGTATCTGCAGCAACCGCTCACCGCTGCTCCACACTGTCCGCCGGTCTGCAATCGGGCTCATTCGGGGTCGTGGTGGCGCTGCCGCCAGGTGCCGATGACGATGCAGTCCTCGAGCGGCTCATCGCTGAACTTCCCAGCCGCGACACCACAGTTGGAGTCGGGCGGACGAGCAAGTCGATCGTCGACGCTGCCATTGGGCTCGAATCCGCCACCCAGGTGGCCGAGATCGCGTCGACACTCGAGCTGCGACAACGGCAGTACTACCGATTCTCCGACGTGAGGCTGCGGGGGCTGCTTTCATCCCTGCACGATGATCCGAGTGTTCGGGCCTTCGCCGAGGCAGAACTGGCCCCTCTGCTCGAGGCCGATAGTGGGGGTGGGGGTGAGGGTGAGGAGATGCTCACCCTCCTCGAGCAGTTGACCACTCACGGCGGCAACAAGTCAGCACTTGCCCGCAGCAGCTTCCTGTCCCGTCCGGCACTGTACGCACGACTGGACAAGCTGCAGCGCAGGCTCGGCGTCTCGCTGGAGGATGCGGAATCACGCACTGCACTCCACGTCGCCATTCTGTGGCTGCGCACGAATGGCTGA